A single Actinomadura algeriensis DNA region contains:
- the lon gene encoding endopeptidase La — MSETLTLPVLPLDDGAVLPGMVVPLDLSDGAEVRAAIEAARSVARTQGPGIRTPGKPRVLLVPRLDGQYAAVGTLGVIEQEGRLPGGEPGAVVRGVARVRIGTGTTGPGAALWVEGTLIEKQPPSGRAQELAKEYKGLVGAILQKRGAWQVVDVVQQIDDPSTLADNAGYAPYLSDEQKVELLETPDVVERLTLVIGWARDHLAELDVAETIRKDVQEGMEKTQREFLLRQQQEAIRKELAELNGDPADEEDDYRARIEAANLPEKVREAALKEVDKLERSSDASPEGGWIRTWLDTVLDIPWNERTEDAYDIAGAREILDADHAGLDDVKERIIEYLAVRKRREERGLGVVGGRRSGAVLALAGPPGVGKTSLGESVARAMGREFVRVALGGVRDEAEIRGHRRTYVGALPGRIVRAIREAGTMNPVVLLDEVDKVGADYRGDPTAALLEVLDPEQNHTFRDHYLEVELDLSDVLFLATANVVEAIPGPLLDRMELVQLDGYTEHEKVTIARDHLLPRQLDKAGLEPSEVTLDDAALRLLASEYTREAGVRSLDRSIARVLRKVAANVALEKAALPVSIGRDDLRGYLGRPRHTPEVELSRGERRTGVPGVATGLAVTGAGGDVLYIEASLADKETGDTGVTLTGQLGDVMKESARIALSYLRSRGAELELPVGDLKDRGVHVHVPAGAIPKDGPSAGITMTTALASLLSGRAVRPDVAMTGEVSLTGRVLPIGGLKQKLLAASRLGITTAIVPKRNEPDLEEVPQEVLDSMTVFTVSDVREVLELALEPATTAVAA, encoded by the coding sequence ATGAGCGAGACCCTGACGCTGCCGGTGCTGCCCCTGGACGACGGGGCCGTTCTGCCGGGCATGGTGGTGCCCCTCGACCTGTCCGACGGCGCGGAGGTCCGCGCGGCGATCGAGGCCGCGCGGTCGGTGGCGCGGACGCAGGGGCCGGGGATACGCACGCCCGGCAAGCCGCGGGTGCTGCTGGTGCCCCGGCTGGACGGACAGTACGCGGCCGTCGGCACGCTGGGCGTGATCGAGCAGGAGGGGCGGCTGCCCGGCGGGGAGCCGGGAGCCGTGGTGCGCGGCGTCGCACGGGTGCGGATCGGGACGGGGACGACCGGGCCGGGCGCGGCCCTGTGGGTCGAGGGGACCCTGATCGAGAAGCAGCCGCCGTCCGGGCGGGCGCAGGAGCTGGCGAAGGAGTACAAGGGCCTCGTCGGCGCGATCCTGCAGAAGCGCGGCGCGTGGCAGGTCGTCGACGTCGTCCAGCAGATCGACGACCCGTCGACGCTGGCGGACAACGCCGGGTACGCCCCCTACCTGTCGGACGAGCAGAAGGTCGAGCTGCTGGAGACGCCGGACGTCGTCGAGCGGCTCACCCTCGTGATCGGGTGGGCGCGCGACCACCTCGCGGAACTGGACGTCGCGGAGACCATCCGCAAGGACGTGCAGGAGGGCATGGAGAAGACGCAGCGGGAGTTCCTGCTGCGGCAGCAGCAGGAGGCCATCCGCAAGGAGCTGGCCGAGCTGAACGGCGACCCCGCCGACGAGGAGGACGACTACCGCGCCCGGATCGAGGCGGCGAACCTGCCCGAGAAGGTGCGGGAGGCCGCGCTGAAGGAGGTCGACAAGCTGGAGCGGTCGTCGGACGCCTCCCCGGAGGGCGGCTGGATCCGCACCTGGCTCGACACGGTCCTCGACATCCCGTGGAACGAGCGCACCGAGGACGCCTACGACATCGCGGGCGCCCGGGAGATCCTGGACGCCGACCACGCGGGCCTCGACGACGTCAAGGAGCGCATCATCGAGTACCTGGCGGTGCGCAAGCGCCGTGAGGAGCGCGGGCTCGGCGTCGTGGGCGGCCGGCGCAGCGGCGCGGTGCTCGCGCTGGCCGGCCCTCCCGGGGTCGGCAAGACGTCGCTGGGCGAGTCGGTCGCGCGGGCGATGGGCCGCGAGTTCGTCCGGGTCGCGCTGGGCGGCGTCCGGGACGAGGCCGAGATCCGCGGCCACCGCCGGACGTACGTGGGCGCGCTGCCCGGCCGCATCGTGCGGGCGATCCGGGAGGCGGGGACGATGAACCCGGTCGTCCTGCTGGACGAGGTCGACAAGGTCGGCGCCGACTACCGGGGCGACCCGACGGCCGCGCTGCTCGAGGTGCTGGACCCGGAGCAGAACCACACGTTCCGCGACCACTACCTCGAGGTCGAGCTCGACCTCAGCGACGTCCTGTTCCTGGCGACGGCGAACGTGGTGGAGGCGATCCCCGGGCCGCTGCTGGACCGGATGGAGCTGGTGCAGCTCGACGGCTACACCGAGCACGAGAAGGTGACGATCGCCCGCGACCACCTGCTGCCGCGCCAGCTCGACAAGGCGGGGCTGGAGCCGTCGGAGGTGACGCTGGACGACGCGGCGCTGCGGCTGCTCGCGTCCGAGTACACCCGCGAGGCGGGCGTCCGGTCGCTGGACCGGTCGATCGCGCGGGTGCTGCGGAAGGTCGCCGCGAACGTGGCGCTGGAGAAGGCGGCGCTGCCGGTCTCGATCGGCCGCGACGACCTCAGGGGCTACCTCGGCCGGCCGAGGCACACGCCCGAGGTCGAGCTGAGCCGGGGCGAGCGCCGCACCGGGGTGCCGGGCGTCGCGACGGGCCTGGCGGTGACCGGCGCGGGCGGCGACGTTCTGTACATCGAGGCGTCGCTGGCCGACAAGGAGACCGGCGACACCGGGGTGACGCTCACCGGGCAGCTCGGCGACGTGATGAAGGAGTCGGCGCGGATCGCGCTCAGCTACCTGCGCTCGCGGGGCGCCGAGCTCGAACTGCCCGTCGGCGACCTGAAGGACCGCGGCGTGCACGTCCACGTGCCGGCGGGCGCGATCCCGAAGGACGGCCCGAGCGCCGGCATCACGATGACGACGGCGCTCGCGTCGTTGCTGTCGGGACGGGCGGTGCGGCCGGACGTCGCGATGACCGGTGAGGTGTCGCTGACCGGGCGGGTGCTGCCGATCGGCGGGCTGAAGCAGAAGCTGCTGGCCGCGAGCCGGCTGGGCATCACCACCGCGATCGTGCCGAAGCGCAACGAGCCGGACCTGGAGGAGGTGCCTCAGGAGGTGCTGGACTCCATGACGGTGTTCACCGTCAGCGACGTCCGCGAGGTCCTCGAGCTGGCCCTGGAGCCGGCGACCACGGCCGTGGCGGCCTGA